A genomic stretch from Peromyscus eremicus chromosome 6, PerEre_H2_v1, whole genome shotgun sequence includes:
- the LOC131913446 gene encoding glutathione S-transferase Mu 2-like isoform X2 — MPMILGYWNVRGLTQSIRMLLEYTDSSYEEKKYTMGDAPDYEQSQWLSDKFKLGLDFPNLPYLIDGSHKITQSNAILRYIARKHNLCGETEEERIRADIVENQVMDNRMQLIRLCYNPDFEKLKPEFLKTIPEKMKLYSEFLGKRSWCAGNKITYVDFLVYDILDQHRIFQPHCLDAFPNLNDFMARFEGLKKISDYMKSSRFIYKPFYVKLAFWNPK; from the exons ATGCCTATGATACTGGGATACTGGAATGTCCGCGGT CTGACACAATCCATCCGCATGCTCCTGGAGTACACAGACTCAAGCTATGAGGAGAAGAAATACACCATGGGGGACG CCCCCGATTATGAACAAAGCCAGTGGCTGAGTGACAAATTCAAGCTGGGCCTGGACTTTCCCAAT CTGCCCTACTTAATTGATGGATCACACAAGATCACCCAGAGCAACGCCATCCTGCGCTATATTGCCCGCAAGCACAACCTGT gtggagagacagaggaggagaggattCGTGCCGACATTGTGGAGAACCAGGTTATGGACAACCGCATGCAGCTCATCAGGCTCTGTTACAACCCTGACTTT GAGAAGCTAAAGCCAGAGTTCTTGAAGACCATCCCGGAGAAGATGAAGCTCTACTCTGAGTTCCTGGGCAAGCGGTCCTGGTGTGCAGGGAACAAG ATCACCTATGTGGATTTCCTCGTTTATGACATCCTTGACCAGCACCGTATATTTCagccccactgcctggatgccttcccaAACCTGAACGACTTTATGGCCCGCTTTGAG GGCCTGAAGAAGATATCTGACTACATGAAAAGCAGCCGCTTTATATACAAACCATTTTATGTAAAGCTGGCCTTTTGGAACCCAAAATAG
- the LOC131913446 gene encoding glutathione S-transferase Mu 1-like isoform X1 — MLLEYTDSSYEEKKYTMGDAPDYEQSQWLSDKFKLGLDFPNLPYLIDGSHKITQSNAILRYIARKHNLCGETEEERIRADIVENQVMDNRMQLIRLCYNPDFEKLKPEFLKTIPEKMKLYSEFLGKRSWCAGNKITYVDFLVYDILDQHRIFQPHCLDAFPNLNDFMARFEVMP; from the exons ATGCTCCTGGAGTACACAGACTCAAGCTATGAGGAGAAGAAATACACCATGGGGGACG CCCCCGATTATGAACAAAGCCAGTGGCTGAGTGACAAATTCAAGCTGGGCCTGGACTTTCCCAAT CTGCCCTACTTAATTGATGGATCACACAAGATCACCCAGAGCAACGCCATCCTGCGCTATATTGCCCGCAAGCACAACCTGT gtggagagacagaggaggagaggattCGTGCCGACATTGTGGAGAACCAGGTTATGGACAACCGCATGCAGCTCATCAGGCTCTGTTACAACCCTGACTTT GAGAAGCTAAAGCCAGAGTTCTTGAAGACCATCCCGGAGAAGATGAAGCTCTACTCTGAGTTCCTGGGCAAGCGGTCCTGGTGTGCAGGGAACAAG ATCACCTATGTGGATTTCCTCGTTTATGACATCCTTGACCAGCACCGTATATTTCagccccactgcctggatgccttcccaAACCTGAACGACTTTATGGCCCGCTTTGAGGTGATGCCCTGA